A portion of the Coraliomargarita parva genome contains these proteins:
- a CDS encoding YbjQ family protein, whose translation MKYELKLNDGTWLKGLSDYEVADQIRAGNASAVSDACEEGTSRISPIRRLIPGIERLAEEREDDPVELTQKVLLTTEPSPSGYRIKERVEIVTAECAFGMNVFKDFFVGVRDYFGGRSKTTQDTLRKSRHVVLDELKREARSVRANAVIGVSLSYSEFSGQGKSMLFIVATGTAVVLEPIVDSDHD comes from the coding sequence ATGAAATACGAACTGAAATTAAATGACGGGACTTGGTTGAAGGGCCTTAGCGACTACGAGGTAGCAGACCAGATCAGGGCGGGCAATGCATCCGCGGTGTCAGATGCGTGTGAAGAGGGCACAAGCCGCATTTCGCCCATACGCAGGTTGATTCCGGGGATCGAAAGGTTGGCTGAAGAACGGGAGGACGATCCCGTGGAGCTTACTCAAAAAGTTCTCCTTACGACCGAACCATCACCATCAGGATACAGGATCAAGGAGCGGGTTGAAATCGTTACCGCCGAGTGTGCTTTCGGTATGAATGTGTTTAAGGACTTCTTCGTCGGGGTGCGGGATTATTTCGGTGGGCGAAGCAAGACAACACAAGATACCCTAAGGAAGTCCCGTCATGTGGTTTTGGACGAGTTGAAGCGGGAAGCGCGGAGCGTTCGAGCAAATGCAGTCATTGGGGTTTCCTTGAGCTACAGTGAATTTTCAGGACAGGGGAAGAGCATGTTGTTCATTGTGGCTACAGGAACGGCTGTCGTGCTGGAACCCATTGTGGATTCGGATCATGACTAG
- a CDS encoding helix-turn-helix domain-containing protein, which translates to MNLPTNFGEQLRELRGDLSVRGLARISNVPHSLIVALENGKRSAGEITAVKLADAFKLTGKQRKDFLAASRTTSLRNRFGPETRLKSHVEHVALDLICCLADINQDAIREFIIGDQISYDFLVFLKSEGVIGIEINSDAIYVASALTPEKLPFPKELHQYNHTVCGEPQIRRIVVP; encoded by the coding sequence ATGAATTTACCCACTAACTTTGGAGAACAACTCCGCGAATTACGCGGTGATCTATCAGTCCGGGGCTTGGCTCGAATATCCAACGTCCCTCACTCACTCATCGTTGCCCTTGAAAACGGGAAACGTTCTGCCGGGGAGATCACTGCCGTAAAACTGGCAGATGCATTCAAACTCACGGGCAAACAACGTAAAGACTTCCTAGCAGCATCCCGCACAACAAGCCTCCGCAATCGATTCGGCCCAGAAACACGTCTAAAGAGTCATGTCGAGCACGTCGCCTTGGATCTAATCTGTTGTCTCGCCGACATTAACCAGGACGCAATCCGGGAGTTCATCATCGGCGACCAAATCTCTTACGACTTCCTCGTCTTCCTAAAGAGCGAGGGCGTCATTGGTATAGAAATCAACAGCGACGCGATCTATGTCGCCAGCGCGCTAACCCCGGAGAAATTACCGTTCCCAAAAGAGTTGCATCAGTACAACCACACCGTTTGCGGTGAGCCACAAATTCGACGCATTGTCGTTCCTTAA
- a CDS encoding helix-turn-helix domain-containing protein, giving the protein MDDKKERREALGKEIRRLLKLRNTKGKELAERLGVTPMWVSKILTGKAWPRRDTMSGICVALCHTDEEQNTLERLYSQREVSKNRPPLEALAENYPVRKSRAMDFLKQRTAELKLKRAVATYLQEREIDYQADFCRGGLSSDFLLNLGGKSIALECRPATLEQLDTKTEMLLAQELVNQGVAEETLIILPEGGELHQLNLDGIEFMALQYLGDRLSKFGV; this is encoded by the coding sequence ATGGACGATAAAAAAGAACGCAGGGAAGCCTTGGGGAAGGAGATACGCCGCCTGCTTAAGCTGAGGAACACAAAGGGGAAGGAACTGGCAGAGCGTCTTGGAGTTACACCGATGTGGGTAAGTAAGATCCTCACGGGGAAAGCTTGGCCGAGACGGGATACGATGTCTGGGATCTGTGTAGCTTTGTGCCATACGGACGAAGAGCAAAACACTCTGGAAAGACTGTATTCGCAAAGGGAGGTGTCAAAGAATCGACCCCCGCTGGAAGCTCTGGCGGAGAATTACCCGGTCCGGAAGTCCCGGGCTATGGACTTCCTGAAGCAGCGTACTGCCGAGTTGAAGCTAAAGCGTGCGGTCGCCACATATTTGCAGGAGCGGGAGATTGATTACCAAGCAGACTTCTGCAGAGGGGGCCTGTCTAGTGACTTCCTTCTAAATCTGGGTGGTAAGTCCATTGCGCTGGAGTGTCGACCCGCGACACTGGAGCAACTGGACACGAAGACCGAGATGCTACTGGCCCAAGAGTTGGTGAACCAAGGTGTCGCGGAGGAGACGCTGATCATCCTCCCTGAGGGAGGGGAGCTTCATCAGCTTAACTTGGACGGAATTGAATTCATGGCCTTGCAGTATCTGGGGGACAGATTATCTAAGTTCGGAGTGTGA
- a CDS encoding phage/plasmid primase, P4 family codes for MSEIPNSAKLTDAIELFGPETVLLEIPRGQKSPRTRGWQKMTTSEMTAEYLQSIVSHNSNVGILQGSPSNGLCSIDIDCDDELDAFCELNDDLVSNTTITRGKRGLNIWFRFKGNYPKLTKLHTRDDEPWGEFRSDGAQTVFAGEHPQGGNYKLINAAPPLEIEFSSIVWPSHLVLPWASETGANPPSILDEIIEEHGEPFEISEKGAVSLNQGALAEIFIRENLILFEPSEAEFYIYEERTGAWQRITPIRVNGMVERMIRRLMMEQEMEDAVTKITAALIDSMVKLIKPKIERPDAFHERRNIIHLKNGVIDLDAEQLSLVSFSPEFYSRNQIPVDFNPDAECPRFINELLEPCLNESDIDLLQRWMGSALLSSNHAQAFMLITGAAAGGKSTFVNLVEHLIGPKNVHELRTGHLGSRFETQFLIGKKLLTGKDVPSDFLRNKNAYNLKKLVGGDRISAEKKGSNEALQIIGDFHCVVTANSRLFIKVDGDSDAWRRRILLIEWGRPEEGRIRIPNFDEVLFAEEGSGIFNWMLEGALKHKNELDQIGKFALSEDQQQRVDDLLDESDSVRAFIYNKLTGEQGSAVTSQDLNDEYSNFCRDMGWEMLPEREIFGAIQRMIYERFGIKQSHDIPMGPWGHRRGYRNIKIIQNERG; via the coding sequence ATGAGTGAAATACCAAATTCCGCAAAACTCACCGACGCCATCGAACTCTTCGGGCCGGAGACCGTTTTGCTTGAAATCCCACGCGGACAAAAGAGTCCGCGTACCAGAGGGTGGCAGAAAATGACAACCTCGGAAATGACTGCCGAATATTTGCAGTCAATTGTGTCACACAATTCGAATGTTGGAATCCTGCAAGGGAGCCCTTCCAATGGACTGTGCTCTATCGATATCGATTGTGATGACGAACTTGATGCGTTCTGCGAACTCAATGATGACCTTGTATCCAATACAACTATTACACGCGGGAAACGAGGCCTAAATATTTGGTTCCGCTTCAAGGGCAACTATCCCAAATTAACTAAACTACATACCCGGGATGATGAACCTTGGGGCGAGTTCAGATCAGACGGGGCACAAACCGTATTCGCAGGAGAGCATCCTCAAGGGGGCAACTACAAACTCATCAATGCAGCTCCTCCTTTGGAAATCGAATTCTCGTCAATCGTCTGGCCGAGCCATTTAGTCCTCCCTTGGGCGAGCGAGACAGGAGCGAATCCGCCTTCAATATTGGATGAAATCATCGAAGAGCACGGAGAACCATTCGAAATCAGCGAAAAAGGTGCTGTAAGTCTAAATCAAGGAGCGCTTGCGGAGATATTCATCCGCGAGAACCTGATTCTGTTCGAACCCTCCGAGGCTGAGTTCTACATCTATGAAGAGCGAACCGGGGCTTGGCAGCGCATCACACCGATACGCGTCAATGGAATGGTCGAGCGGATGATCCGTCGATTGATGATGGAGCAAGAGATGGAAGACGCAGTGACAAAAATCACCGCAGCTTTGATCGATTCTATGGTTAAACTCATCAAACCTAAAATCGAACGACCAGATGCGTTTCACGAGCGCCGAAACATCATTCACCTTAAAAATGGCGTAATCGACTTAGATGCAGAACAGCTCTCCCTAGTCAGCTTCTCACCGGAATTCTACAGCCGGAATCAGATCCCGGTCGACTTCAATCCAGATGCGGAATGTCCTCGGTTCATCAACGAACTGTTGGAACCATGCCTCAATGAAAGTGATATCGACCTCCTACAGCGCTGGATGGGAAGCGCCCTCCTCAGTTCCAATCACGCACAGGCATTCATGCTGATCACCGGTGCCGCAGCCGGAGGCAAGTCGACCTTCGTCAATCTCGTCGAGCACCTGATTGGACCGAAGAATGTACACGAGTTGAGAACAGGCCATCTAGGCAGCCGCTTCGAAACACAATTCCTTATCGGTAAGAAGTTACTGACCGGGAAAGACGTGCCAAGCGACTTCCTGAGAAACAAGAACGCCTACAACCTAAAGAAACTGGTCGGCGGAGACCGTATCAGCGCGGAAAAGAAAGGTTCCAACGAAGCACTCCAGATTATTGGAGACTTTCATTGTGTGGTCACCGCGAACTCACGCCTTTTCATAAAGGTAGACGGAGACAGCGATGCATGGCGACGCCGTATCCTGCTGATAGAATGGGGCCGTCCGGAAGAAGGGCGTATCCGGATTCCCAATTTTGACGAAGTGCTCTTCGCGGAAGAAGGATCGGGCATTTTCAATTGGATGCTAGAAGGTGCGCTGAAGCATAAAAACGAACTCGATCAAATTGGTAAATTCGCACTCAGCGAGGACCAGCAGCAGAGGGTGGATGATTTACTGGATGAATCCGACTCAGTCCGTGCGTTCATCTACAACAAGCTTACGGGCGAACAAGGCTCCGCCGTGACATCCCAAGACCTGAACGATGAATATTCCAACTTCTGCCGCGATATGGGCTGGGAAATGTTACCTGAACGCGAAATATTCGGTGCTATTCAGCGCATGATATACGAGCGGTTTGGAATAAAACAGTCCCATGACATTCCGATGGGACCGTGGGGACACCGCCGTGGTTACCGAAATATAAAGATCATCCAAAATGAAAGAGGCTAA
- a CDS encoding rolling circle replication-associated protein: MASITTMQSNHLKSAYALEQTCYKLIGVDHEGNASPTFNRIAIITLTFKRPQEDRRKAKCLLDLILKTLKRKYGKYFKYVWVQERHVSGGIHFHLMVEMPFDVRSRTNIDVLLNWKDNMGNPAFRDRVRDCLPFLNEDLRKEFKSLKKLLPRYGIGRFDILPILTDADSVIAYLKKGIANHLLARFPEDKGARLWGCSKNVRVCNTRITFNTEGSRRFREKIATWGAGHGCHNMDQVRARFGQHWFYKNRGAILNTAV; encoded by the coding sequence ATGGCCTCGATCACCACGATGCAAAGCAATCACTTGAAAAGTGCATACGCTTTGGAGCAGACCTGTTACAAGTTGATCGGGGTCGATCATGAAGGTAACGCAAGTCCCACATTTAACCGGATCGCCATCATCACACTGACCTTCAAACGTCCACAGGAGGACAGAAGGAAGGCCAAGTGTCTATTGGACCTAATCCTTAAAACATTAAAAAGGAAATACGGGAAATATTTCAAATATGTCTGGGTTCAAGAGCGCCACGTTTCAGGGGGCATCCATTTCCATCTCATGGTGGAGATGCCATTCGATGTGCGCAGCAGAACCAATATCGACGTCTTGCTCAACTGGAAAGACAACATGGGGAATCCTGCCTTCCGGGATCGGGTGAGGGACTGCCTTCCATTTCTGAATGAAGACCTGAGGAAAGAGTTCAAGAGTCTAAAAAAGCTACTGCCACGCTATGGAATAGGTCGGTTCGACATTCTTCCCATCTTAACCGACGCGGACAGTGTTATCGCTTACCTCAAGAAGGGTATCGCCAATCACCTCTTGGCACGTTTCCCGGAGGACAAAGGTGCCCGACTCTGGGGATGTTCAAAGAATGTCCGCGTGTGCAACACACGAATAACATTCAACACAGAGGGGTCCCGTCGATTCAGGGAGAAGATCGCTACGTGGGGTGCGGGACATGGTTGCCACAACATGGATCAGGTGCGTGCACGATTCGGCCAGCACTGGTTCTACAAGAACAGAGGGGCGATCTTAAACACAGCGGTGTAA